The Macaca fascicularis isolate 582-1 chromosome 1, T2T-MFA8v1.1 genome includes a window with the following:
- the LOC135970474 gene encoding LOW QUALITY PROTEIN: endogenous retrovirus group K member 7 Env polyprotein-like (The sequence of the model RefSeq protein was modified relative to this genomic sequence to represent the inferred CDS: inserted 1 base in 1 codon) has protein sequence MVSGMSLKPQVNYLQDFSYQRSLKFRPKGKTFPKEISKESKDLVWEACVADSAVILQNNTFGTVIDWAPRGQFYHNCTGQTQFCPSALVSPTVDSDLTENLDKGKHKKLQSFYPWIWGEKGISTPRPKIISPVFGPEHPELWRLTVASYHLRIWSGNQTIETRDYKPFYSINLNSSLTVPLQXCVKSPYMLVTGNIVIKPDSQTITCENCRLFTCIDSTFDWQHRILLVRAREGVWIPVSMDRPWEASPSIHILTEVLKGILNRSKRFIFTLIAVIMGLIAVTATATVAGVALHSSVQTVSFVDNWQKNSTRLWNSQSGINQKLANQINDLRQTVIWMGDRLMSLEHCFQLQCDWNTSDFRITPQVYNESKHHWDMVRRHLQGREDNLTLDISKLKEQMFEASQSHLNIVPGAEVLDQVAKHLYGLNPTTWIKSIGNSTAVNFGIMCLCFIGLFLVCRTSRRILRQNRENEQAFIAMAHLYREKGRKNVAGSQGP, from the exons AAAGATTTAGTTTGGGAAGCATGTGTGGCCGATAGTGCGGTGATATTACAAAACAATACATTCGGAACTGTTATAGATTGGGCACCTCGAGGTCAATTCTACCACAATTGCACAGGACAAACTCAATTCTGTCCCAGTGCACTAGTGAGTCCAACTGTTGATAGTGACTTAACAGAAAATTTAGACAAAGGTAAGCACAAAAAATTACAGTCTTTCTACCCTTGGATatggggagaaaagggaatctcTACTCCAAGACCAAAAATAATAAGTCCTGTTTTTGGTCCTGAACATCCAGAATTATGGAGGCTTACTGTAGCTTCATACCACCTTAGAATTTGGTCTGGAAATCAAACTATAGAAACAAGAGATTATAAGCCATTTTACTCTATCAACCTAAATTCCAGTCTAACAGTTCCTTTAC GTTGTGTAAAGTCACCTTATATGTTAGTCACAGGAAATATAGTTATTAAACCAGACTCCCAAACCATAACTTGTGAAAATTGCAGATTGTTTACTTGCATTGATTCGACTTTTGATTGGCAGCACCGTATTCTGCTAGTGAGAGCAAGAGAAGGCGTGTGGATCCCTGTGTCCATGGACCGACCATGGGAGGCCTCACCATCCATCCATATTTTGACTGAAGtattaaaaggtattttaaatagatccaaaagattcatttttactttaattgcaGTGATTATGGGATTAATTGCAGTCACAGCTACAGCCACTGTGGCAGGAGTTGCATTGCACTCTTCTGTTCAGACAGTAAGCTTTGTGGACAATTGGCAAAAGAATTCCACAAGGTTGTGGAATTCACAATCTGGTATCAatcaaaaattggcaaatcaaattaatgatcttaGACAAACTGTCATTTGGATGGGAGATAGACTCATGAGCTTGGAACATTGTTTCCAGTTACAGTGTGACTGGAATACGTCAGATTTTCGTATTACACCCCAAGTTTATAATGAGTCTAAACATCACTGGGACATGGTTAGACGCCATCTACAGGGAAGAGAAGATAATCTCACTTTAgacatttctaaattaaaagaacaaatgtttGAAGCCTCTCAAAGTCACTTAAATATTGTGCCTGGAGCTGAGGTGTTAGATCAAGTGGCAAAACATCTTTATGGATTAAACCCCACGACTTGGATTAAGTCTATTGGGAACTCTACTGcagtaaattttggaattatgtgTCTCTGTTTTATCGGCTTGTTTTTAGTGTGCCGGACCAGTCGAAGAATCCTGCGTCAGAATCGAGAGAATGAACAAGCCTTCATcgccatggcacatttatatagagaaaaagggagaaagaatgttgcaggaagtcagggaccttga